Proteins encoded by one window of Companilactobacillus ginsenosidimutans:
- a CDS encoding Cof-type HAD-IIB family hydrolase — translation MIKLIATDIDGTFFDDDHQYNHERFNKQLEMLHKKDVKFAIASGNYLGHLQKVVKYSPVDAFIAENGAHIEADGKEVFASYLKDSTISEIIDSLQTLGDNLQAFIFSGEKATYVDRNFLNTIDKYYISNFQPYDDINSIDDNIFKVNISLNNDQLQEVEDYLNDKFKGEIHATASGFGSIDVISYEINKSVGLEKVASFDNIALEDMVVFGDNSNDNEMLKESGIGYAMKNATDITKNSADRITTLDNNHEGVLETIDELFGWNTK, via the coding sequence ATGATTAAACTTATCGCTACGGATATTGACGGAACATTCTTTGATGATGATCATCAATACAATCATGAGAGATTCAACAAGCAACTCGAAATGCTGCACAAGAAGGATGTTAAGTTTGCTATTGCAAGTGGGAATTATTTGGGACATCTTCAAAAGGTAGTGAAGTATTCTCCAGTGGATGCATTTATTGCGGAGAATGGCGCCCATATTGAGGCTGATGGGAAAGAAGTTTTTGCATCATATCTGAAAGATTCAACTATTAGTGAAATTATTGATAGTCTTCAAACACTGGGTGATAATTTACAGGCATTCATTTTTTCAGGTGAGAAGGCCACTTATGTTGACCGTAATTTTTTAAATACGATTGATAAATATTACATTTCTAACTTTCAACCATATGATGACATTAATTCAATTGATGACAACATTTTCAAAGTTAATATCAGTTTGAACAATGACCAGCTCCAAGAAGTTGAAGATTATCTAAATGATAAATTCAAAGGTGAGATTCATGCTACCGCCAGTGGTTTCGGTAGTATTGATGTTATTTCTTATGAAATAAATAAGAGTGTTGGGCTTGAGAAAGTTGCTAGTTTCGATAATATTGCACTTGAGGATATGGTTGTTTTCGGTGATAATAGCAATGATAATGAAATGTTAAAAGAATCAGGTATCGGATACGCAATGAAAAATGCAACAGATATCACCAAGAATTCTGCGGACCGTATCACAACTTTAGATAACAATCATGAGGGCGTCTTGGAAAC